The proteins below come from a single Zea mays cultivar B73 chromosome 8, Zm-B73-REFERENCE-NAM-5.0, whole genome shotgun sequence genomic window:
- the LOC103635629 gene encoding beta-galactosidase 7 isoform X2 — protein MAAAEIVVVAVVTLLLGLTSCMAESSVWREEDRRVRGEVTYEQRALVLDGARRMLFAGEMHYPRSTPEMWPKLIAKAKEGGLDVIQTYVFWNVHEPIQGQYNFEGRYDLVRFIKEIQAQGLYVSLRIGPFIESEWKYGGFPFWLHDVPNITFRSDNEPFKQHMQRFVTDIVNMMKHEGLYYPQGGPIITSQIENEYQMVEPAFGSSGQRYVSWAAAMAVDLQTGVPWTMCKQNDAPDPVINTCNGLICGETFVGPNSANKPALWTENWTSRYLIYGNDTKLRSPQDITFAVALFIARKNGSYVSYYMYHGGTNFGRFASSYVTTSYYDGAPLDEYGLIWQPTWGHLRELHAAVKQSSEPLLFGTYSNLSIGQEQEAHIFETETQCVAFLVNFDQHHISEVVFRNISLELAPKSISILLDCKQVVFETAKVNAQHGSRTAEEVQSFSDISTWKAFKEPIPQDVSKSAYSGNRLFEHLSTTKDATDYLWYIVGYEYTPSDDGQLVLINVESRAHILHAFVNNAYVGRIHGSHGGPANIIFSTNISLQEGPNTISLLSAMVGSPDSGAHMERRVFGIRKVSIQQGQEPENLLNNELWGYQVGLFGERNNIYTQDSKITEWTTIDNLTYSPLTWYKTTFSTPVGNDAVTLNLTGMGKGEVWVNGESIGRYWVSFKAPSGNPSQSLYHIPREFLNPQDNTLVLFEEMGGNPQLITVNTMSVSRVCGNVNELSAPSLQYKDKEPAVDLWCPEGKHISAIEFASYGGPTGDCKKFGFGRCHAGSSESVVKQACLGKSGCSVPVTPIKFGGDPCPGIQKSLLVVANYRIAIGN, from the exons atggCCGCGGCGGAGatagtcgtcgtcgccgtcgtgacCTTGCTTCTCGGGCTAACGTCGTGCATGGCAGAGAGTTCGGTATGGAGGGAGGAGGACCGGCGCGTCCGAGGAGAGGTGACGTACGAGCAGAGGGCCCTGGTGCTGGACGGCGCCAGGAGGATGCTGTTCGCCGGGGAGATGCACTACCCAAGGAGCACGCCGGAG ATGTGGCCAAAACTCATTGCTAAAGCAAAGGAGGGCGGGCTTGACGTGATACAGACCTACGTATTCTGGAACGTTCATGAGCCTATCCAGGGCCAG TACAACTTCGAGGGAAGATATGATCTTGTCAGGTTCATCAAGGAAATTCAAGCTCAGGGTCTCTACGTAAGCCTCAGGATCGGTCCCTTCATAGAGTCTGAATGGAAATATGG AGGATTTCCATTTTGGCTACATGATGTCCCAAACATTACCTTCCGAAGTGATAACGAACCCTTTAAG CAACACATGCAAAGATTTGTTACAGATATAGTAAATATGATGAAACATGAAGGACTTTACTACCCACAAGGAGGTCCCATTATAACTTCTCAG ATTGAGAACGAATACCAAATGGTTGAGCCTGCATTTGGCTCAAGTGGGCAACGTTACGTCAGTTGGGCAGCTGCAATGGCTGTAGACCTTCAAACAGGTGTTCCCTGGACGATGTGCAAGCAAAACGATGCTCCAGATCCAGTT ATCAATACGTGCAACGGGCTTATTTGTGGAGAAACGTTTGTTGGACCAAACTCAGCTAACAAGCCTGCATTATGGACTGAAAATTGGACCTCGCG CTATCTTATATACGGCAACGATACAAAATTGAGGTCTCCACAAGATATCACCTTTGCAGTTGCATTATTTATAGCAAGGAAAAATGGAAGCTATGTGAGCTACTACATG TATCACGGAGGAACAAACTTTGGGAGGTTTGCTTCTTCATATGTAACAACAAGCTACTACGATGGAGCTCCTCTTGATGAATATG GTTTGATATGGCAACCAACAtggggtcatctcagagaactgcATGCTGCAGTAAAACAGTCATCAGAACCACTACTATTTGGGACATACTCCAATCTTTCTATAGGTCAAGAACAAGAG GCACATATCTTCGAAACAGAAACTCAATGTGTGGCTTTCCTAGTCAACTTTGATCAGCATCATATATCAGAAGTAGTATTTCGTAATATATCACTGGAACTGGCCCCAAAATCAATCAGCATTCTCTTAGATTGTAAGCAGGTAGTTTTTGAAACAGCTAAG GTAAATGCTCAGCATGGATCAAGAACAGCTGAAGAAGTGCAGTCTTTTAGTGACATTAGTACTTGGAAGGCATTCAAGGAACCAATTCCTCAAGATGTGAGTAAATCTGCATACAGTGGAAACCGACTCTTTGAACATCTATCAACTACTAAAGATGCTACCGATTATCTATGGTACATTGTTGG CTATGAATATACACCGAGTGATGATGGCCAACTTGTGTTGATTAATGTTGAGTCACGAGCACATATATTGCATGCCTTTGTCAACAATGCATATGTGG GTAGAATACATGGAAGCCATGGTGGACCTGCCAATATAATTTTCAGCACAAATATTTCTCTACAGGAAGGACCAAACACCATATCATTGCTAAGTGCTATGGTTGGATCACCG GATTCGGGTGCTCATATGGAAAGGAGAGTATTTGGAATTAGGAAAGTGAGCATACAACAGGGACAAGAGCCAGAAAATCTGCTCAACAATGAGCTATGGGGGTACCAA GTTGGCTTATTCGGGGAAAGGAATAACATCTACACACAAGATTCAAAAATTACTGAATGGACAACTATCGACAATTTGACATATAGCCCACTTACTTGGTACAAG ACTACATTTTCCACACCAGTGGGAAATGACGCAGTGACACTGAACCTTACTGGTATGGGTAAGGGTGAAGTATGGGTCAATGGAGAGAGTATCGGACGATATTGGGTCTCTTTCAAGGCTCCTAGTGGCAATCCTTCGCAATCACT GTATCACATACCACGAGAATTTCTAAACCCTCAAGACAATACCCTAGTCCTTTTTGAGGAAATGGGAGGCAACCCACAGCTAATAACAGTGAACACAATGTCGGTATCAAGAGTGTGTGGCAATGTGAATGAGCTCTCAGCTCCATCACTTCAATATAAGGATAAGGAACCAGCAGTAGATCTCTGGTGTCCAGAAGGCAAACATATATCAGCAATTGAGTTTGCAAGCTACGGAGGTCCTACGGGTGACTGCAAAAAATTTGGTTTCGGAAGATGCCATGCAGGATCATCAGAATCTGTTGTAAAACAG GCTTGCTTGGGTAAAAGTGGATGCTCTGTTCCCGTAACACCTATCAAATTTGGAGGCGATCCATGTCCTGGAATCCAAAAATCTCTTCTAGTTGTGGCGAACTACAG AATTGCCATCGGAAACTAA
- the LOC103635629 gene encoding beta-galactosidase 7 isoform X3, with protein MSLSRARGFPFWLHDVPNITFRSDNEPFKQHMQRFVTDIVNMMKHEGLYYPQGGPIITSQIENEYQMVEPAFGSSGQRYVSWAAAMAVDLQTGVPWTMCKQNDAPDPVINTCNGLICGETFVGPNSANKPALWTENWTSRYLIYGNDTKLRSPQDITFAVALFIARKNGSYVSYYMYHGGTNFGRFASSYVTTSYYDGAPLDEYGLIWQPTWGHLRELHAAVKQSSEPLLFGTYSNLSIGQEQEAHIFETETQCVAFLVNFDQHHISEVVFRNISLELAPKSISILLDCKQVVFETAKVNAQHGSRTAEEVQSFSDISTWKAFKEPIPQDVSKSAYSGNRLFEHLSTTKDATDYLWYIVGYEYTPSDDGQLVLINVESRAHILHAFVNNAYVGRIHGSHGGPANIIFSTNISLQEGPNTISLLSAMVGSPDSGAHMERRVFGIRKVSIQQGQEPENLLNNELWGYQVGLFGERNNIYTQDSKITEWTTIDNLTYSPLTWYKTTFSTPVGNDAVTLNLTGMGKGEVWVNGESIGRYWVSFKAPSGNPSQSLYHIPREFLNPQDNTLVLFEEMGGNPQLITVNTMSVSRVCGNVNELSAPSLQYKDKEPAVDLWCPEGKHISAIEFASYGGPTGDCKKFGFGRCHAGSSESVVKQACLGKSGCSVPVTPIKFGGDPCPGIQKSLLVVANYSFGESLARGFF; from the exons ATGAGCCTATCCAGGGCCAG AGGATTTCCATTTTGGCTACATGATGTCCCAAACATTACCTTCCGAAGTGATAACGAACCCTTTAAG CAACACATGCAAAGATTTGTTACAGATATAGTAAATATGATGAAACATGAAGGACTTTACTACCCACAAGGAGGTCCCATTATAACTTCTCAG ATTGAGAACGAATACCAAATGGTTGAGCCTGCATTTGGCTCAAGTGGGCAACGTTACGTCAGTTGGGCAGCTGCAATGGCTGTAGACCTTCAAACAGGTGTTCCCTGGACGATGTGCAAGCAAAACGATGCTCCAGATCCAGTT ATCAATACGTGCAACGGGCTTATTTGTGGAGAAACGTTTGTTGGACCAAACTCAGCTAACAAGCCTGCATTATGGACTGAAAATTGGACCTCGCG CTATCTTATATACGGCAACGATACAAAATTGAGGTCTCCACAAGATATCACCTTTGCAGTTGCATTATTTATAGCAAGGAAAAATGGAAGCTATGTGAGCTACTACATG TATCACGGAGGAACAAACTTTGGGAGGTTTGCTTCTTCATATGTAACAACAAGCTACTACGATGGAGCTCCTCTTGATGAATATG GTTTGATATGGCAACCAACAtggggtcatctcagagaactgcATGCTGCAGTAAAACAGTCATCAGAACCACTACTATTTGGGACATACTCCAATCTTTCTATAGGTCAAGAACAAGAG GCACATATCTTCGAAACAGAAACTCAATGTGTGGCTTTCCTAGTCAACTTTGATCAGCATCATATATCAGAAGTAGTATTTCGTAATATATCACTGGAACTGGCCCCAAAATCAATCAGCATTCTCTTAGATTGTAAGCAGGTAGTTTTTGAAACAGCTAAG GTAAATGCTCAGCATGGATCAAGAACAGCTGAAGAAGTGCAGTCTTTTAGTGACATTAGTACTTGGAAGGCATTCAAGGAACCAATTCCTCAAGATGTGAGTAAATCTGCATACAGTGGAAACCGACTCTTTGAACATCTATCAACTACTAAAGATGCTACCGATTATCTATGGTACATTGTTGG CTATGAATATACACCGAGTGATGATGGCCAACTTGTGTTGATTAATGTTGAGTCACGAGCACATATATTGCATGCCTTTGTCAACAATGCATATGTGG GTAGAATACATGGAAGCCATGGTGGACCTGCCAATATAATTTTCAGCACAAATATTTCTCTACAGGAAGGACCAAACACCATATCATTGCTAAGTGCTATGGTTGGATCACCG GATTCGGGTGCTCATATGGAAAGGAGAGTATTTGGAATTAGGAAAGTGAGCATACAACAGGGACAAGAGCCAGAAAATCTGCTCAACAATGAGCTATGGGGGTACCAA GTTGGCTTATTCGGGGAAAGGAATAACATCTACACACAAGATTCAAAAATTACTGAATGGACAACTATCGACAATTTGACATATAGCCCACTTACTTGGTACAAG ACTACATTTTCCACACCAGTGGGAAATGACGCAGTGACACTGAACCTTACTGGTATGGGTAAGGGTGAAGTATGGGTCAATGGAGAGAGTATCGGACGATATTGGGTCTCTTTCAAGGCTCCTAGTGGCAATCCTTCGCAATCACT GTATCACATACCACGAGAATTTCTAAACCCTCAAGACAATACCCTAGTCCTTTTTGAGGAAATGGGAGGCAACCCACAGCTAATAACAGTGAACACAATGTCGGTATCAAGAGTGTGTGGCAATGTGAATGAGCTCTCAGCTCCATCACTTCAATATAAGGATAAGGAACCAGCAGTAGATCTCTGGTGTCCAGAAGGCAAACATATATCAGCAATTGAGTTTGCAAGCTACGGAGGTCCTACGGGTGACTGCAAAAAATTTGGTTTCGGAAGATGCCATGCAGGATCATCAGAATCTGTTGTAAAACAG GCTTGCTTGGGTAAAAGTGGATGCTCTGTTCCCGTAACACCTATCAAATTTGGAGGCGATCCATGTCCTGGAATCCAAAAATCTCTTCTAGTTGTGGCGAACTACAG CTTTGGAGAAAGTTTGGCAAGGGGATTCTTCTAG
- the LOC103635629 gene encoding beta-galactosidase 7 isoform X1, giving the protein MAAAEIVVVAVVTLLLGLTSCMAESSVWREEDRRVRGEVTYEQRALVLDGARRMLFAGEMHYPRSTPEMWPKLIAKAKEGGLDVIQTYVFWNVHEPIQGQYNFEGRYDLVRFIKEIQAQGLYVSLRIGPFIESEWKYGGFPFWLHDVPNITFRSDNEPFKQHMQRFVTDIVNMMKHEGLYYPQGGPIITSQIENEYQMVEPAFGSSGQRYVSWAAAMAVDLQTGVPWTMCKQNDAPDPVINTCNGLICGETFVGPNSANKPALWTENWTSRYLIYGNDTKLRSPQDITFAVALFIARKNGSYVSYYMYHGGTNFGRFASSYVTTSYYDGAPLDEYGLIWQPTWGHLRELHAAVKQSSEPLLFGTYSNLSIGQEQEAHIFETETQCVAFLVNFDQHHISEVVFRNISLELAPKSISILLDCKQVVFETAKVNAQHGSRTAEEVQSFSDISTWKAFKEPIPQDVSKSAYSGNRLFEHLSTTKDATDYLWYIVGYEYTPSDDGQLVLINVESRAHILHAFVNNAYVGRIHGSHGGPANIIFSTNISLQEGPNTISLLSAMVGSPDSGAHMERRVFGIRKVSIQQGQEPENLLNNELWGYQVGLFGERNNIYTQDSKITEWTTIDNLTYSPLTWYKTTFSTPVGNDAVTLNLTGMGKGEVWVNGESIGRYWVSFKAPSGNPSQSLYHIPREFLNPQDNTLVLFEEMGGNPQLITVNTMSVSRVCGNVNELSAPSLQYKDKEPAVDLWCPEGKHISAIEFASYGGPTGDCKKFGFGRCHAGSSESVVKQACLGKSGCSVPVTPIKFGGDPCPGIQKSLLVVANYSFGESLARGFF; this is encoded by the exons atggCCGCGGCGGAGatagtcgtcgtcgccgtcgtgacCTTGCTTCTCGGGCTAACGTCGTGCATGGCAGAGAGTTCGGTATGGAGGGAGGAGGACCGGCGCGTCCGAGGAGAGGTGACGTACGAGCAGAGGGCCCTGGTGCTGGACGGCGCCAGGAGGATGCTGTTCGCCGGGGAGATGCACTACCCAAGGAGCACGCCGGAG ATGTGGCCAAAACTCATTGCTAAAGCAAAGGAGGGCGGGCTTGACGTGATACAGACCTACGTATTCTGGAACGTTCATGAGCCTATCCAGGGCCAG TACAACTTCGAGGGAAGATATGATCTTGTCAGGTTCATCAAGGAAATTCAAGCTCAGGGTCTCTACGTAAGCCTCAGGATCGGTCCCTTCATAGAGTCTGAATGGAAATATGG AGGATTTCCATTTTGGCTACATGATGTCCCAAACATTACCTTCCGAAGTGATAACGAACCCTTTAAG CAACACATGCAAAGATTTGTTACAGATATAGTAAATATGATGAAACATGAAGGACTTTACTACCCACAAGGAGGTCCCATTATAACTTCTCAG ATTGAGAACGAATACCAAATGGTTGAGCCTGCATTTGGCTCAAGTGGGCAACGTTACGTCAGTTGGGCAGCTGCAATGGCTGTAGACCTTCAAACAGGTGTTCCCTGGACGATGTGCAAGCAAAACGATGCTCCAGATCCAGTT ATCAATACGTGCAACGGGCTTATTTGTGGAGAAACGTTTGTTGGACCAAACTCAGCTAACAAGCCTGCATTATGGACTGAAAATTGGACCTCGCG CTATCTTATATACGGCAACGATACAAAATTGAGGTCTCCACAAGATATCACCTTTGCAGTTGCATTATTTATAGCAAGGAAAAATGGAAGCTATGTGAGCTACTACATG TATCACGGAGGAACAAACTTTGGGAGGTTTGCTTCTTCATATGTAACAACAAGCTACTACGATGGAGCTCCTCTTGATGAATATG GTTTGATATGGCAACCAACAtggggtcatctcagagaactgcATGCTGCAGTAAAACAGTCATCAGAACCACTACTATTTGGGACATACTCCAATCTTTCTATAGGTCAAGAACAAGAG GCACATATCTTCGAAACAGAAACTCAATGTGTGGCTTTCCTAGTCAACTTTGATCAGCATCATATATCAGAAGTAGTATTTCGTAATATATCACTGGAACTGGCCCCAAAATCAATCAGCATTCTCTTAGATTGTAAGCAGGTAGTTTTTGAAACAGCTAAG GTAAATGCTCAGCATGGATCAAGAACAGCTGAAGAAGTGCAGTCTTTTAGTGACATTAGTACTTGGAAGGCATTCAAGGAACCAATTCCTCAAGATGTGAGTAAATCTGCATACAGTGGAAACCGACTCTTTGAACATCTATCAACTACTAAAGATGCTACCGATTATCTATGGTACATTGTTGG CTATGAATATACACCGAGTGATGATGGCCAACTTGTGTTGATTAATGTTGAGTCACGAGCACATATATTGCATGCCTTTGTCAACAATGCATATGTGG GTAGAATACATGGAAGCCATGGTGGACCTGCCAATATAATTTTCAGCACAAATATTTCTCTACAGGAAGGACCAAACACCATATCATTGCTAAGTGCTATGGTTGGATCACCG GATTCGGGTGCTCATATGGAAAGGAGAGTATTTGGAATTAGGAAAGTGAGCATACAACAGGGACAAGAGCCAGAAAATCTGCTCAACAATGAGCTATGGGGGTACCAA GTTGGCTTATTCGGGGAAAGGAATAACATCTACACACAAGATTCAAAAATTACTGAATGGACAACTATCGACAATTTGACATATAGCCCACTTACTTGGTACAAG ACTACATTTTCCACACCAGTGGGAAATGACGCAGTGACACTGAACCTTACTGGTATGGGTAAGGGTGAAGTATGGGTCAATGGAGAGAGTATCGGACGATATTGGGTCTCTTTCAAGGCTCCTAGTGGCAATCCTTCGCAATCACT GTATCACATACCACGAGAATTTCTAAACCCTCAAGACAATACCCTAGTCCTTTTTGAGGAAATGGGAGGCAACCCACAGCTAATAACAGTGAACACAATGTCGGTATCAAGAGTGTGTGGCAATGTGAATGAGCTCTCAGCTCCATCACTTCAATATAAGGATAAGGAACCAGCAGTAGATCTCTGGTGTCCAGAAGGCAAACATATATCAGCAATTGAGTTTGCAAGCTACGGAGGTCCTACGGGTGACTGCAAAAAATTTGGTTTCGGAAGATGCCATGCAGGATCATCAGAATCTGTTGTAAAACAG GCTTGCTTGGGTAAAAGTGGATGCTCTGTTCCCGTAACACCTATCAAATTTGGAGGCGATCCATGTCCTGGAATCCAAAAATCTCTTCTAGTTGTGGCGAACTACAG CTTTGGAGAAAGTTTGGCAAGGGGATTCTTCTAG